The proteins below come from a single Erythrobacter sp. SG61-1L genomic window:
- a CDS encoding ribonucleotide-diphosphate reductase subunit beta gives MSLLEARKTYKPFEYPWAYEFWKRQQQVHWLPEEVPLGEDCRDWAQKLSDHERNLLTQIFRFFTQADVEVQDCYHEKYGRVFKPTEVKMMLTAFSNMETVHIAAYSHLLDTIGMPESEYGMFLEYEEMKAKHDYLQEFGVETDEDIARTLAMFGGFTEGLQLFASFAMLMNFPRFNKMKGMGQIVTWSIRDESLHCEGITQLFHAFCAERGCLTKAVKDDIMDMCQKTVRLEDAFIDLAFEAGPVPGMTAKEIKRYIRYIADWRLSQLGLPAIYMVDDHPLPWLTPLLNGVEHANFFETRATEYSKGATKGNWNDVWASFDQRRKAKTGDSANDLATDDGEPDMFGDASGGVQAAE, from the coding sequence ATGTCGCTGCTCGAAGCACGCAAGACCTACAAGCCCTTTGAATATCCCTGGGCTTACGAGTTCTGGAAGCGTCAGCAGCAGGTCCATTGGCTGCCGGAAGAAGTTCCCCTGGGCGAAGACTGCCGCGACTGGGCACAGAAGCTGTCCGATCACGAGCGGAACCTGCTCACCCAGATCTTCCGCTTCTTCACTCAGGCCGACGTGGAAGTGCAGGATTGCTACCACGAAAAATACGGCCGCGTGTTCAAGCCGACCGAGGTGAAGATGATGCTCACCGCCTTCTCCAATATGGAGACGGTGCACATCGCCGCCTATTCCCACCTGCTCGACACGATCGGCATGCCCGAAAGCGAATATGGCATGTTCCTCGAATATGAGGAGATGAAGGCCAAGCACGATTACCTGCAGGAATTCGGCGTCGAAACGGACGAGGATATCGCCCGCACGCTGGCCATGTTCGGCGGCTTCACCGAAGGGCTGCAGCTCTTCGCCAGCTTCGCCATGCTGATGAACTTCCCGCGCTTCAACAAGATGAAGGGCATGGGCCAGATCGTCACCTGGTCGATCCGCGATGAAAGCCTGCACTGCGAAGGCATCACCCAGCTGTTCCACGCCTTCTGCGCGGAACGCGGCTGCCTGACCAAGGCAGTGAAGGACGACATCATGGACATGTGCCAGAAGACGGTGCGCCTGGAAGACGCCTTCATCGATCTGGCCTTCGAAGCAGGCCCGGTGCCGGGCATGACGGCGAAGGAAATCAAGCGCTACATCCGCTATATCGCCGACTGGCGCCTCAGCCAGCTGGGCCTCCCGGCGATCTACATGGTGGACGATCACCCGCTGCCCTGGCTCACCCCGCTGCTCAACGGCGTGGAACACGCCAACTTCTTCGAAACCCGCGCCACCGAATATTCGAAGGGCGCCACCAAGGGTAACTGGAACGACGTCTGGGCCAGCTTCGACCAGCGCCGCAAGGCCAAGACCGGCGACAGCGCGAACGATCTGGCCACCGACGATGGCGAGCCGGATATGTTCGGCGATGCCTCGGGTGGGGTGCAGGCGGCGGAGTGA
- a CDS encoding REDY-like protein HapK, whose product MAAIIIKYRLKPGVTREDFEAWVKQVDQPTMRGLERVKAFDTYRVEGLLVGEGEPSVAYVELFDIPDLAGFSSEDMAGATVQQVMGEFTGFADAPEFLLAEKL is encoded by the coding sequence ATGGCAGCGATCATCATCAAATACCGCCTGAAGCCGGGCGTCACGCGCGAGGATTTCGAAGCCTGGGTAAAGCAGGTGGACCAGCCGACCATGCGCGGGCTGGAACGGGTCAAGGCGTTCGATACCTATCGCGTGGAGGGCCTGCTGGTGGGCGAAGGCGAGCCGAGCGTGGCCTATGTCGAACTGTTCGACATTCCCGATCTGGCCGGCTTCAGCAGCGAGGATATGGCAGGCGCCACCGTGCAGCAGGTGATGGGCGAATTCACCGGCTTTGCCGATGCGCCGGAATTCCTGTTGGCCGAGAAGCTGTAA
- the argB gene encoding acetylglutamate kinase: MSVSEDKSMLAKAETLIEALPFFQRYAGRTFVVKYGGHAMGDPEAARDFAEDIVLLKAVGINPVVVHGGGPQIGAMLKKLGVESTFVDGLRVTDKATAEVAEMVLSGAINKELVGWIANAGGKAIGISGKDGGLVKATKVTRTTKDPESNIEQAIDLGFVGEPSKVDTTLLETVSKAGMIPVIAPIGAGEDGHTYNINADTMAGAIAAALGAARLFLLTDVPGVLDKQKNLLTDLTPADIAKLQADGTISGGMIPKLETCVHAVEAGCEAAVVLDGRVPHAMLLEFFTSRGAGTLIRAD, encoded by the coding sequence ATGAGCGTCAGCGAAGATAAGTCGATGCTCGCCAAGGCGGAAACGCTGATCGAGGCGCTGCCCTTCTTCCAGCGCTATGCCGGGCGCACTTTCGTGGTGAAATATGGCGGCCACGCCATGGGCGATCCCGAAGCCGCGCGTGACTTTGCCGAAGATATCGTGCTGCTCAAGGCCGTGGGCATCAACCCGGTGGTGGTGCATGGGGGCGGCCCGCAGATCGGCGCCATGTTGAAGAAGCTGGGCGTGGAAAGCACCTTCGTCGACGGGCTGCGCGTGACCGACAAGGCAACCGCCGAAGTAGCCGAAATGGTCCTGTCGGGCGCGATCAACAAGGAACTGGTCGGCTGGATCGCCAATGCGGGCGGCAAGGCCATCGGCATTTCCGGCAAGGATGGCGGGCTGGTGAAGGCCACCAAGGTGACCCGCACCACCAAGGATCCGGAAAGCAATATCGAACAGGCGATCGACCTGGGCTTCGTGGGCGAGCCGAGCAAGGTGGATACCACTCTGCTGGAAACCGTCAGCAAGGCCGGGATGATCCCGGTGATCGCCCCCATCGGCGCGGGCGAGGACGGGCACACCTATAATATCAACGCCGATACCATGGCGGGCGCCATCGCGGCGGCACTGGGCGCGGCGCGCCTGTTCCTGCTGACCGATGTGCCCGGCGTGCTCGACAAGCAGAAGAACCTGCTTACCGACCTGACCCCGGCGGACATCGCCAAGCTGCAGGCCGACGGGACGATTTCCGGCGGGATGATCCCCAAGCTGGAAACCTGTGTCCACGCGGTGGAAGCCGGGTGCGAGGCGGCGGTGGTGCTGGACGGCCGCGTGCCGCATGCCATGCTGCTGGAATTCTTCACCTCGCGCGGCGCGGGCACGCTGATCCGGGCCGATTGA
- a CDS encoding YggT family protein, with product MVALTLLEIVLYLMSIVSVVVIVQFVLSLLISFNVVNMHNNLVASLWRAVNAILDPMLNPIRRIMPDTGMIDFSPMVLLILLRILTIILSNLGSYA from the coding sequence ATGGTAGCCCTGACGCTGCTGGAAATCGTGCTTTACCTGATGTCGATCGTCTCGGTCGTCGTCATCGTGCAGTTCGTGCTCAGCCTGCTCATCTCGTTCAACGTGGTGAACATGCACAACAACCTCGTCGCCTCTTTGTGGCGCGCGGTGAATGCCATTCTGGATCCAATGCTCAATCCGATCCGCCGCATCATGCCCGATACCGGCATGATCGACTTTTCACCGATGGTGCTGCTGATCCTGCTGCGCATCCTCACAATCATTCTGTCCAATCTCGGGAGTTATGCATGA
- the folD gene encoding bifunctional methylenetetrahydrofolate dehydrogenase/methenyltetrahydrofolate cyclohydrolase FolD translates to MSAALIDGKAFAEGLRQKIAKFAGEFEAKAGRKAGLAVVLVGEDPASQVYVRSKGKATVAAGMNSLEYKMPADSTEEALIAKVTELNADPAVDGILVQLPLPKGLDEQAVISTIDPDKDVDGFHIINAGRLSVGQKGFVPCTPLGCLMLLKDRLGDLSGKDAVVIGRSNIVGKPMAQLLTDANATVTIAHSRTANLPEVVKRADIVVAAVGRPEMVKGDWIKPGATVIDVGINRVDGEDGKTRLVGDVDFDSAREVAGAITPVPGGVGPMTIAVLLRNALVSAYRREGIALDEDAL, encoded by the coding sequence ATGAGTGCCGCATTGATCGACGGAAAGGCCTTCGCAGAAGGGCTGCGTCAGAAGATCGCCAAGTTCGCCGGCGAATTCGAAGCCAAGGCTGGCCGCAAGGCTGGCCTCGCCGTGGTTCTGGTGGGTGAAGACCCGGCCAGCCAGGTCTATGTCCGTTCCAAGGGCAAGGCCACCGTGGCCGCCGGCATGAACAGCCTTGAATACAAGATGCCTGCCGATTCCACCGAAGAGGCGCTGATCGCCAAGGTGACGGAACTGAACGCCGATCCCGCCGTGGACGGCATTCTGGTGCAGCTGCCGCTTCCCAAGGGTCTGGACGAGCAGGCCGTGATTTCCACCATCGATCCCGACAAGGATGTCGATGGTTTCCACATCATCAATGCGGGCCGTCTCTCGGTCGGCCAGAAGGGCTTTGTGCCCTGCACGCCGCTGGGCTGCCTGATGCTGCTGAAGGATCGCCTGGGCGATCTGTCGGGCAAGGATGCCGTGGTGATCGGCCGTTCCAACATCGTCGGCAAGCCGATGGCGCAGCTCCTCACCGATGCGAATGCCACGGTCACCATCGCGCATAGCCGCACGGCGAACCTGCCCGAAGTGGTGAAGCGCGCCGACATCGTCGTGGCCGCCGTGGGCCGTCCGGAAATGGTCAAGGGTGACTGGATCAAGCCCGGCGCCACCGTGATCGACGTGGGCATCAACCGCGTTGACGGCGAAGACGGCAAGACCAGGCTGGTGGGCGACGTGGATTTCGATTCCGCCCGCGAAGTGGCCGGCGCCATCACCCCGGTGCCCGGCGGCGTCGGCCCGATGACCATCGCCGTGCTGCTGCGCAACGCGCTCGTCTCCGCCTATCGCCGCGAAGGCATCGCACTGGACGAAGACGCGCTGTGA
- a CDS encoding MarC family protein: MLELFISAFITLFVVIDPPGCAPIYAGLSAEAPPRQQRSMAFKAVVVATLILLGFALFGKQLLAALHIELDSFRIAGGIMLFFIAIDMVFEKRTQRREERAEKIRAHNSQTPEIEDISVFPMAMPMLAGPGAIATVMLVVGQAHGAEQTIVVLGALAAVMVLSLLALLLAAPLIRLVGASVESAITRLLGVLLAALAAQYVIDGLRGSFGI; this comes from the coding sequence ATGCTCGAACTGTTCATCTCCGCCTTCATCACCCTGTTCGTGGTGATCGACCCGCCCGGCTGTGCGCCGATCTATGCAGGGCTTTCGGCCGAAGCACCGCCGCGCCAGCAGCGCAGCATGGCCTTCAAGGCGGTGGTGGTCGCCACGCTGATCCTGCTGGGCTTCGCCCTGTTCGGTAAGCAATTGCTGGCCGCGCTGCATATCGAACTCGATTCATTCCGCATCGCGGGCGGGATCATGCTGTTCTTCATCGCGATCGACATGGTGTTCGAAAAACGCACCCAGCGGCGCGAGGAACGGGCGGAAAAGATCCGCGCGCATAATTCGCAGACGCCTGAGATCGAGGACATCTCCGTCTTCCCCATGGCCATGCCGATGCTGGCCGGGCCGGGGGCAATTGCCACGGTGATGCTGGTGGTGGGCCAGGCGCATGGCGCGGAACAGACCATCGTGGTGCTGGGCGCGCTGGCGGCTGTGATGGTGCTATCCCTGCTTGCCCTGCTGCTCGCCGCCCCGCTGATCCGGCTGGTGGGGGCAAGCGTCGAATCCGCGATTACCCGCCTGCTGGGTGTGCTGCTGGCGGCACTGGCCGCGCAATATGTGATCGACGGGCTGCGCGGTTCCTTCGGGATTTGA
- a CDS encoding LON peptidase substrate-binding domain-containing protein: protein MAGTRLSIFPLSGVILLPDQQLPLHIFEPRYRALVSDALARDRRIGMIQPQTASEGAPLFAIGCVGKIGEVEALEDGRFNIVLEGQSRFRLLRELDVSTPFRQIEAELLEDADEVLSSAERASFEYEAREFADRQGYSVDWDSVARLDDTALINGVSQIAPFDAAAKQVLLEAPGIRARCELLVQLMQFFGRHDGMDDRMTLQ, encoded by the coding sequence ATGGCCGGAACTCGCCTCTCGATCTTTCCCCTGTCCGGCGTGATCCTGCTGCCGGACCAACAATTGCCGCTGCATATTTTCGAGCCGCGCTATCGCGCGCTGGTGAGCGATGCACTGGCGCGTGACCGGCGGATCGGCATGATCCAGCCGCAGACGGCGTCGGAAGGGGCGCCGCTGTTCGCCATCGGTTGCGTGGGCAAGATCGGCGAAGTGGAGGCGCTGGAGGACGGGCGCTTCAATATCGTGCTGGAAGGGCAATCACGCTTCCGCCTGCTGCGCGAGCTGGATGTGTCCACCCCGTTCCGCCAGATTGAGGCCGAATTGCTGGAAGATGCCGACGAAGTGCTCAGCTCTGCCGAGCGGGCAAGCTTCGAATATGAGGCGCGCGAATTTGCCGACCGGCAAGGCTATTCAGTGGATTGGGATTCGGTTGCCCGGCTGGACGATACGGCTCTGATCAACGGCGTCAGCCAGATCGCGCCTTTCGATGCGGCGGCCAAGCAGGTGCTGCTGGAAGCCCCGGGCATTCGCGCGCGCTGCGAATTGCTGGTGCAGCTGATGCAGTTCTTCGGCCGGCATGATGGCATGGATGACCGGATGACCCTGCAATAG
- a CDS encoding tetratricopeptide repeat protein: protein MSGSIPLASLGLNIEEQKAVDRFRKDVVEPSMTQLVILDFWAEWCGPCKALAPVLEKVAAEYADKGVILAKLNVDEEGFIASQFRVQSIPTVYALFRGQPVADLTNARSESQLRQMLDQLLEKLPVEAGAPDAGAQELAQLIAMGEDVQAGGDAERALGVFAQLAEMAPDNVQVQAGLLRALMELGEIEAARAAFGALPEEMQADPALAQAGKLLELTADAPQDDGELAALRAAAEANPADMDAAFAFAQAAFAAGHRDEAAEALLAMIRTEPDWNEGAAKAKLLQIFEAVGLEDPWVAAARRKLSLLLFG from the coding sequence ATGAGCGGGAGCATCCCTTTGGCAAGCCTGGGCCTGAATATCGAAGAACAGAAAGCGGTAGACCGATTCCGCAAGGACGTGGTCGAACCGTCGATGACACAGCTGGTCATCCTCGATTTCTGGGCCGAATGGTGCGGGCCGTGCAAGGCATTGGCCCCGGTGCTGGAAAAGGTTGCCGCAGAATATGCCGACAAGGGCGTGATTCTGGCCAAGCTGAACGTGGACGAGGAAGGCTTTATCGCTTCCCAGTTCCGTGTGCAGTCGATCCCCACCGTCTACGCCCTGTTCCGCGGCCAGCCCGTGGCAGACCTGACCAATGCCCGCAGCGAAAGCCAGCTGCGCCAGATGCTGGACCAGTTGCTGGAAAAGCTGCCGGTGGAAGCAGGCGCGCCAGATGCCGGCGCGCAGGAGCTGGCACAGCTGATCGCCATGGGTGAGGATGTACAGGCCGGCGGCGATGCGGAACGCGCACTGGGCGTGTTTGCGCAGCTGGCCGAAATGGCACCCGATAATGTGCAGGTGCAGGCCGGCCTGCTTCGCGCGCTGATGGAACTGGGCGAGATCGAGGCTGCGCGCGCGGCATTCGGTGCACTGCCTGAAGAAATGCAGGCCGATCCCGCCCTGGCGCAGGCGGGCAAGCTGCTGGAACTGACCGCCGATGCCCCGCAGGACGATGGCGAACTGGCCGCCTTGCGCGCCGCCGCCGAGGCGAACCCCGCCGATATGGATGCCGCCTTCGCCTTTGCGCAGGCGGCCTTTGCCGCCGGGCACCGCGACGAGGCGGCCGAAGCGCTGCTGGCGATGATACGCACCGAGCCGGACTGGAACGAGGGCGCCGCCAAGGCCAAGCTGCTGCAGATTTTCGAAGCCGTGGGTCTGGAAGACCCGTGGGTGGCCGCTGCCCGCCGCAAGCTTTCGCTGCTGCTGTTCGGCTGA
- a CDS encoding SDR family oxidoreductase, whose product MGILGGQVALVSGAGRGFGRAIAERLAGEGARVALLARSLEQLEEVAGTIRASGGEALPLACDVTDRASIEAAVEAAQEGLGRIDLLVNNAGVPGPFGPIWEVDPDEWWRAQEIHIRAPMLFMHALLPGMVARGRGRVVCVSAIASRMVAPNLSAYCTGKIAQNRVVAEAAAELAGTGVSVFAIDPGFVFTQLARETMESPEAQKYLGGMVDRLRAASGDPAAQTDLARCAQRVLDLASGRYDALSGNYYELPDDLDAELEKKNSTEDAR is encoded by the coding sequence ATGGGAATACTTGGCGGTCAGGTTGCGCTTGTCAGCGGGGCAGGGCGGGGTTTCGGCCGCGCGATTGCCGAAAGGCTGGCGGGAGAAGGTGCGCGCGTAGCGTTGCTTGCACGCTCGCTGGAACAACTTGAAGAGGTTGCCGGTACTATCCGGGCAAGCGGAGGCGAAGCCCTGCCGCTGGCCTGTGACGTGACTGACCGTGCTTCGATCGAGGCGGCAGTGGAGGCGGCGCAGGAAGGGCTCGGCCGGATTGACCTGCTGGTCAACAATGCCGGGGTGCCCGGCCCCTTCGGCCCGATCTGGGAAGTGGACCCGGACGAATGGTGGCGTGCGCAGGAAATCCACATTCGCGCGCCGATGCTGTTCATGCACGCCTTGCTGCCAGGCATGGTGGCACGCGGGCGCGGGCGGGTGGTGTGCGTTTCGGCCATTGCCAGCCGCATGGTGGCGCCCAACCTCTCGGCCTATTGCACTGGAAAGATCGCGCAGAACCGTGTCGTGGCGGAAGCGGCGGCGGAACTGGCGGGCACGGGCGTTTCGGTGTTCGCGATCGATCCGGGCTTTGTCTTCACCCAGCTTGCGCGCGAGACGATGGAAAGCCCCGAGGCGCAGAAATATCTGGGCGGCATGGTGGACCGGCTGCGCGCCGCATCGGGCGATCCGGCGGCACAGACCGACCTTGCCCGCTGCGCGCAGCGCGTGCTCGATCTCGCATCCGGCCGTTATGACGCGCTGTCCGGCAATTATTACGAACTGCCGGACGATCTGGATGCCGAACTTGAAAAGAAGAACAGCACGGAGGATGCCCGATGA
- a CDS encoding nuclear transport factor 2 family protein, with protein sequence MTLEDRLAAAEDAIGQLQHDLAVQQDIEAIRKLQISYCYYMDKGLYDEAVDCFAPDGELQFMGGIWRGTDSIRRLYCGRLRNSFTNGINGPAYGMMCEHWPTQDVISVAMDRQSAKGRWRCTLMGAQHDSKKDTNPRLPRQWWEHGMYENRYVRQDGVWKIACHAYHLFTQVDYEMGWAAAKPIPSPFLTATFPEDPNGPDEINGNAHPAWPNTDLVPFHYVHPVTGKPVVPENAC encoded by the coding sequence ATGACCCTGGAAGACCGGCTTGCCGCCGCAGAAGATGCCATTGGCCAGTTGCAGCACGATCTGGCTGTGCAGCAGGATATCGAAGCGATCCGCAAGCTGCAGATCAGCTATTGCTATTACATGGACAAGGGCCTGTATGACGAGGCGGTGGACTGCTTTGCCCCGGATGGCGAATTGCAGTTCATGGGCGGCATCTGGCGCGGCACGGACAGCATCCGGCGGCTCTATTGCGGGCGGCTGCGCAACAGCTTCACCAACGGGATCAACGGCCCGGCCTATGGCATGATGTGCGAACACTGGCCCACGCAGGACGTGATTTCCGTCGCAATGGACCGGCAGAGCGCAAAGGGGCGCTGGCGCTGCACGCTGATGGGCGCACAGCATGACAGCAAGAAGGACACCAACCCACGCCTGCCGCGCCAGTGGTGGGAACATGGCATGTATGAAAACCGCTATGTCCGGCAGGATGGCGTGTGGAAGATCGCCTGCCATGCCTATCACCTGTTCACGCAGGTGGATTATGAAATGGGCTGGGCAGCGGCCAAACCGATCCCTTCGCCTTTCCTCACCGCAACCTTCCCGGAAGATCCGAACGGGCCGGACGAGATCAACGGCAATGCACATCCGGCCTGGCCGAACACCGATCTGGTGCCGTTCCACTATGTCCACCCGGTAACGGGAAAGCCGGTGGTGCCCGAAAACGCTTGCTGA
- a CDS encoding TonB-dependent receptor: MKTRSASLLAAATMLIPYQPAFAADMAQTTPQAAVQDSAGDGAAANDPQAATARAGDDYHGEILVTAPGLGRLDMLAGTSVMDGTDLQRNLGAGTLGDVLEKLPGVSSTSFAPGVSRPVLRGFTGERVRVLTDGIGSIDAASTSADHAVTIDPLLTDRIEVLRGPAVLLYGSQAIGGAVNVIGKRIPPRVPDEAVHVDALAAVDTAADRREIGSSVDVPLGSNVAFHVDGSWRKSGDVQVPGYVASDTLRSELLSGADQLEDDGFTEEADEVRATANLKGKLPNSQTETTSLGTGIAFFSGESNLGVSFGYFDTSYGVPEMPGVPDPLDSEAEEEAPVTIGMKQYRVDLRGVLDLGDGFFDKLQTRWGWSDYTHTEFEGEETGTRFDVTGIEGRLELVQSQRGGWGGSLGAQYSHQNFEANGEEAFVPPSKTDSFALFAVQEFDLAPFEVEAGGRYERTDIDVSSLNEARGFDTFSGALGLSFGLSEGLRIGINGSRAERAPSVQELFADGPHVATQQYELGSPELTKEGAWGLEGYLRGTVAGATVSFSVYQNWFDGFIFLSEAGTEEDGLPVYEFLQQDAKHFGIEGEISAPIYKSSGFALLADLRGDYVRATLADGTPVPRIPPLSLTGALEAQIGDFDARAEVEWYDKQDRLAPLETPTDSFALTNLSLAWHPLSGADNVTLMLQADNIFNVEGRRHASFTKDFVPLTGRNFRLSMKASF; encoded by the coding sequence ATGAAAACCCGTTCCGCATCGCTTTTGGCGGCCGCAACCATGCTCATCCCCTATCAGCCCGCATTCGCTGCAGACATGGCGCAAACCACCCCGCAGGCCGCAGTGCAGGACAGTGCCGGCGATGGCGCGGCGGCGAACGATCCGCAGGCTGCGACCGCCCGCGCGGGCGATGATTATCACGGCGAAATCCTAGTCACTGCACCCGGCCTTGGCCGGCTGGACATGCTGGCCGGCACTTCGGTGATGGATGGCACGGATCTGCAGCGTAATCTGGGCGCGGGCACGCTGGGCGATGTGCTGGAAAAGCTGCCCGGGGTTTCATCCACCAGCTTTGCCCCCGGCGTGTCGCGCCCGGTGCTGCGCGGCTTCACGGGCGAGCGCGTGCGCGTGCTGACCGACGGGATCGGTTCCATCGACGCGGCCAGCACCTCGGCCGACCATGCAGTGACGATCGACCCACTGCTGACCGACCGGATCGAAGTGCTGCGCGGGCCGGCCGTGCTTCTTTATGGCAGCCAGGCGATCGGCGGCGCGGTGAACGTGATCGGCAAGCGCATCCCCCCGCGGGTGCCGGACGAGGCTGTGCATGTCGATGCGCTGGCAGCCGTGGATACGGCTGCGGACCGGCGCGAGATCGGCAGTTCGGTGGACGTCCCGCTGGGCAGTAATGTCGCCTTCCATGTGGATGGATCGTGGCGGAAGTCGGGCGATGTCCAGGTGCCGGGCTATGTCGCATCGGATACCTTGCGTTCCGAACTGCTCTCCGGGGCGGACCAGCTTGAGGATGACGGCTTCACCGAAGAAGCGGACGAAGTACGGGCCACTGCGAATCTGAAGGGCAAGCTGCCCAACAGCCAGACCGAAACGACCAGCCTGGGCACCGGCATTGCCTTCTTCTCGGGCGAGAGCAACCTGGGCGTCTCCTTCGGCTATTTCGACACCAGTTACGGCGTGCCCGAAATGCCCGGCGTGCCCGATCCGCTGGATAGCGAGGCAGAAGAAGAAGCCCCCGTAACGATCGGCATGAAGCAGTATCGCGTCGATCTGCGCGGTGTGCTCGATCTGGGTGACGGGTTCTTTGACAAGCTGCAGACCCGCTGGGGCTGGTCGGACTATACTCACACCGAATTTGAAGGCGAGGAAACGGGCACCCGTTTCGACGTGACCGGGATCGAAGGCCGGCTGGAACTTGTCCAGTCGCAGCGCGGGGGCTGGGGCGGTTCGCTGGGCGCGCAATATTCGCACCAGAACTTCGAGGCGAATGGCGAGGAAGCCTTCGTCCCGCCCAGCAAGACCGATTCCTTCGCCCTGTTCGCAGTGCAGGAATTCGACCTGGCCCCCTTCGAAGTGGAAGCGGGCGGCCGTTACGAGCGGACCGACATCGACGTCTCCTCCCTTAACGAAGCGCGCGGCTTCGATACATTCTCCGGCGCCCTGGGCCTGTCTTTCGGGCTGAGCGAAGGGCTGCGCATCGGCATCAACGGTTCCCGCGCGGAACGCGCGCCTTCGGTGCAGGAATTGTTCGCCGACGGGCCGCATGTGGCCACCCAGCAATATGAGCTGGGCAGTCCGGAGCTGACGAAGGAAGGCGCCTGGGGCCTGGAAGGCTATCTGCGCGGCACCGTGGCCGGCGCGACGGTGAGCTTCAGCGTCTACCAGAACTGGTTCGACGGGTTCATCTTCCTGTCGGAAGCCGGCACGGAGGAAGACGGGCTGCCCGTCTATGAATTCCTCCAGCAGGATGCGAAGCACTTCGGGATCGAGGGCGAGATCAGCGCTCCGATCTACAAGAGTTCGGGCTTTGCCCTGCTGGCCGACCTGCGCGGCGATTATGTGCGCGCCACTCTGGCCGACGGCACGCCGGTGCCGCGCATTCCGCCGCTCAGCCTGACAGGTGCGCTTGAAGCGCAGATCGGCGATTTCGATGCGCGGGCCGAAGTGGAATGGTATGACAAGCAGGACCGACTGGCCCCGCTCGAAACGCCGACCGAC